A stretch of Lentibacillus sp. JNUCC-1 DNA encodes these proteins:
- a CDS encoding aminotransferase class I/II-fold pyridoxal phosphate-dependent enzyme, translating into MALVSRRVKHLPPYLFSKFQKRKESLQAKGVDVIDLGIGAPDLPTPQFVVDELIKEVGNSANHRYSTYHGDAVFREAVAEFYSRQYGVELDPEKEILALIGSKEGIAHLLQAVIDPGDRVLVPDPGYPVYRTGVQLAGGKVVDLPLDSKAGYVPSYDQVSLVDAEHAKLMLLNYPGNPTAATVNLSTFVEAVAFARRHRLMIAHDAAYDLVTFGDYTAPSLMQVEGAKDVAVEFGSLSKGFGMTGWRIGYVVGNPTLISALTRLKSNIDTCQFLPIQKAAAKALTSDLSEVKAHNAIYEERMEVLHQALTQLGLQAEKPKGTIFIWCKVPQSFSSIDFADYLLETAGVIVTPGTAFGPSGEGYVRISLSVDKDRLKEVADRLAQLDFNKGGSN; encoded by the coding sequence ATGGCACTCGTTTCGCGCAGAGTTAAGCATTTGCCGCCTTATTTGTTTTCAAAGTTTCAGAAGCGTAAAGAAAGTCTGCAGGCCAAAGGGGTCGATGTGATTGACCTTGGTATTGGTGCGCCCGATTTGCCCACACCGCAATTTGTTGTGGACGAATTGATTAAAGAAGTCGGCAACAGTGCAAATCACCGTTATTCCACATACCATGGCGATGCCGTTTTCCGCGAGGCAGTTGCGGAATTTTACTCGCGTCAATACGGTGTTGAGCTGGACCCGGAAAAAGAGATTCTCGCTTTAATAGGCTCCAAAGAAGGAATCGCCCATCTGCTGCAAGCGGTCATTGACCCGGGTGACCGAGTGCTGGTACCTGACCCCGGTTATCCTGTGTATAGAACAGGCGTGCAACTTGCAGGCGGTAAGGTTGTGGATTTGCCGCTGGATTCAAAAGCCGGCTATGTGCCCTCGTATGATCAGGTATCGCTCGTTGATGCTGAGCATGCCAAACTGATGCTGCTCAACTACCCAGGCAATCCGACAGCTGCAACGGTTAATTTGTCGACTTTTGTGGAAGCGGTTGCATTTGCGCGCCGGCACCGGTTAATGATTGCACATGACGCCGCTTATGACTTGGTAACGTTTGGTGATTACACGGCACCGAGTCTTATGCAAGTTGAAGGGGCGAAGGATGTTGCAGTGGAATTCGGTTCCCTGTCAAAAGGTTTTGGAATGACAGGGTGGAGAATTGGTTATGTGGTGGGGAATCCGACGTTAATCAGTGCCCTCACGCGGTTGAAAAGCAATATTGACACCTGCCAATTTTTACCGATTCAAAAGGCAGCTGCAAAAGCTTTAACAAGTGATTTATCTGAAGTGAAAGCGCACAATGCCATCTATGAGGAGCGGATGGAAGTGTTGCATCAGGCCCTTACCCAATTAGGGTTACAAGCTGAAAAGCCAAAGGGAACCATTTTTATTTGGTGTAAGGTGCCACAAAGCTTTTCTTCCATTGACTTTGCCGACTATCTGCTGGAAACGGCAGGTGTGATTGTGACACCTGGGACAGCGTTTGGTCCTTCTGGAGAGGGCTATGTCCGTATATCGTTATCGGTGGACAAAGACCGGCTTAAGGAAGTGGCAGACCGTCTCGCTCAACTTGATTTCAACAAGGGGGGATCAAACTGA
- a CDS encoding aldehyde dehydrogenase family protein, with product MTQTLLQEKTLTNFIDGKWAEAGETTPVNNPATGETVVHVPLSTAKDVDQAVDVAKKAQKEWARVPAPQRADVLYRVGQLMIERKERLSQLLTMENGKVLEEARGEVQEGIDMAFYMAGEGRRLFGHTTPAELDNKFAMSVRAPVGVVGIITPWNFPIAIATWKSFPAIVAGNAVIWKPATETPIMAYELAKIFEEAGLPSGVVNVVFGSGSTVGDAMVHHKDIRVISFTGSNDTGRSIAAKCGEQLKKVSLEMGGKNAVIVMDDADLDLAADGIIWSAYGTSGQRCTAASRVIVHQAVKAQLEEKLLTKMQDLNIGNGLDETNKVGPIINKAGLDKIKKYIDIGKDEGAELLAGGYELTDGDYKGGFYFAPTLFTNVTSEMRIAQEEIFGPVISLISVESFEEAIEVNNGVSYGLSSSIFTADVNRVFRAQRDLDTGIVYVNAGTTGAEIHLPFGGTKGTGNGHRDSGVQALDVFTEWKAVYVDYSGKLQRAQIDVE from the coding sequence ATGACACAAACATTATTACAAGAAAAGACTTTAACGAACTTCATCGATGGGAAGTGGGCAGAAGCGGGCGAAACAACGCCTGTGAACAATCCCGCAACTGGTGAAACGGTTGTCCATGTACCGCTTTCAACAGCCAAAGATGTGGACCAGGCAGTGGACGTGGCTAAAAAAGCCCAGAAGGAATGGGCACGTGTTCCTGCTCCACAGCGTGCGGACGTGCTTTACCGGGTTGGCCAGCTCATGATTGAACGTAAAGAACGGTTGTCACAGCTGCTTACAATGGAAAACGGTAAAGTGCTTGAGGAAGCACGCGGTGAGGTGCAGGAAGGCATTGACATGGCATTTTATATGGCAGGTGAGGGCAGACGTTTGTTTGGCCATACCACACCGGCTGAGCTTGATAACAAATTTGCCATGAGTGTCCGTGCCCCGGTGGGCGTTGTCGGGATTATTACACCTTGGAACTTCCCAATTGCAATCGCCACATGGAAGTCTTTTCCGGCTATTGTCGCGGGGAATGCTGTAATTTGGAAACCCGCAACTGAAACACCGATCATGGCATATGAACTGGCCAAGATTTTTGAAGAAGCCGGTCTCCCAAGTGGTGTTGTAAACGTTGTGTTCGGTTCGGGATCAACTGTTGGGGATGCCATGGTTCATCACAAGGACATTCGCGTGATTTCTTTTACAGGGTCCAACGATACAGGCCGGAGCATCGCGGCTAAATGCGGTGAACAGCTGAAGAAGGTGTCGCTCGAAATGGGCGGTAAGAACGCGGTCATCGTAATGGATGATGCTGATCTTGACTTGGCAGCTGACGGAATCATTTGGAGTGCATATGGCACGAGCGGCCAGCGGTGTACGGCAGCGAGCCGTGTCATTGTCCACCAGGCTGTGAAGGCGCAACTGGAAGAAAAGTTGCTGACGAAAATGCAGGATCTCAATATCGGCAATGGCCTTGATGAAACGAACAAAGTCGGACCGATTATCAACAAAGCAGGTCTCGATAAAATTAAAAAATACATCGATATCGGTAAAGACGAAGGAGCCGAGTTATTGGCTGGCGGTTACGAGCTGACAGACGGCGATTATAAGGGCGGATTTTATTTTGCACCGACGTTGTTTACAAATGTAACCTCAGAAATGCGCATCGCTCAAGAAGAGATTTTTGGACCGGTGATCTCGCTGATTTCGGTGGAAAGTTTTGAAGAAGCCATTGAAGTGAACAACGGTGTCTCTTACGGTCTGTCCAGTTCGATATTTACAGCGGATGTGAACCGGGTGTTCAGAGCTCAGCGTGACCTTGATACTGGAATTGTATATGTCAATGCCGGTACGACAGGTGCTGAGATCCATCTGCCATTTGGCGGCACAAAGGGAACAGGGAATGGGCACCGTGATTCTGGTGTTCAGGCGCTCGACGTCTTTACTGAATGGAAAGCGGTTTATGTTGACTACAGCGGTAAATTACAGCGTGCTCAGATAGACGTTGAATAA
- a CDS encoding saccharopine dehydrogenase C-terminal domain-containing protein gives MKIGVLGSGLMGKEAARDLAAQDAVEKVGLADIDLERAQAVCDQLASPKLQAYQVNASDEEELANYMRQFDVVINALFYSFNEIVARTAIRVGVNSVDLGGHIGHITDHVLAMKDDAETAGVTIIPDLGVAPGMINILSGYGVSKLDQAESIRLFVGGIPVKPEPPLEYNHVFSMEGLLDHYTDPCLIIRNGVKQEISALSEVERLHFERFGPLEAFHTSGGTSTLPHSYPDLNTLEYKTIRYPGHAEKFKLLVDLNLTRTDFEVEVDGQSINPRKVLLKTLDPIVELKDKEDAVLLRVEVSGVKDGQPTTYTYEMTTVKDGENNVTAMARATANTISVAAQMIARGDITARGVHPPERAVPGAVYIEEMKRRGVVIKEYKHVHHETLNV, from the coding sequence ATGAAAATAGGGGTACTTGGTTCAGGATTAATGGGAAAAGAGGCTGCGCGTGACCTGGCAGCACAAGACGCCGTTGAAAAAGTTGGACTGGCTGATATTGATCTGGAACGGGCCCAAGCGGTCTGTGACCAGCTAGCTTCACCAAAATTGCAAGCCTATCAGGTGAATGCCAGTGATGAAGAAGAACTCGCCAATTATATGCGTCAATTTGACGTCGTTATCAATGCTCTATTTTATTCCTTCAACGAAATTGTGGCCAGAACGGCGATCCGTGTCGGTGTGAACTCTGTAGATCTTGGCGGTCACATCGGTCATATTACAGACCATGTGCTTGCGATGAAAGACGATGCGGAAACGGCCGGGGTAACCATCATCCCTGACCTTGGGGTGGCACCGGGCATGATTAATATTCTTTCAGGTTACGGGGTGTCAAAGCTTGATCAAGCTGAGTCCATTCGGCTGTTTGTCGGGGGCATTCCTGTTAAACCGGAACCGCCGCTTGAATACAATCATGTTTTCTCAATGGAAGGGCTGCTGGATCATTACACAGACCCGTGCCTGATTATCCGTAACGGGGTTAAGCAGGAGATCTCTGCCTTATCGGAAGTGGAGCGGCTTCATTTTGAACGTTTTGGGCCTCTGGAAGCCTTCCATACGTCAGGGGGCACTTCAACACTGCCGCATTCCTATCCGGATTTAAATACCCTTGAGTACAAAACGATTCGGTACCCTGGTCATGCGGAAAAGTTCAAATTGCTTGTTGATCTGAATTTGACCCGTACGGACTTTGAAGTCGAAGTGGACGGTCAGTCGATCAATCCGCGCAAAGTCTTACTTAAAACGCTCGATCCGATTGTGGAATTGAAAGATAAGGAAGATGCGGTCCTGCTCCGTGTGGAAGTTTCAGGCGTGAAAGACGGGCAGCCGACGACATACACATATGAAATGACAACAGTGAAAGATGGAGAAAATAACGTTACAGCCATGGCGCGGGCTACAGCGAATACCATTTCAGTTGCAGCCCAGATGATCGCACGGGGAGACATTACCGCACGCGGCGTCCATCCCCCGGAAAGGGCCGTGCCTGGAGCCGTCTATATTGAAGAGATGAAGCGGCGCGGGGTTGTGATTAAAGAATATAAGCACGTGCATCACGAAACGCTCAACGTCTAG
- a CDS encoding IclR family transcriptional regulator: MNQSVHKALKLLDQFTEDTKELTLKELAEQTNMPKPTVYRLLTTLEARNYVYKIKRNDHDSRYRLGLKLLELGSLVSSHMQLREIARPFMEQLVGDINEVVHLVIVNHSQATYIEKVESTRALRLHTRIGKTLPLYIGSGPKLLLAYLEEEAQAAIFEQIHPADKRPETLKKELQQIRRQGYALSISEQDPDTTGLSFPIKNHTGEVVAALAVSGLSSYFEGEGLTDIKEKTRQTAERISAKLGYTG; encoded by the coding sequence ATGAACCAAAGCGTGCACAAAGCTCTGAAGCTATTGGACCAATTTACTGAAGATACGAAGGAACTCACACTGAAAGAGCTTGCAGAACAGACCAATATGCCCAAACCCACTGTGTACCGGCTTTTAACAACTTTGGAAGCCCGCAATTACGTTTATAAGATAAAACGCAATGATCATGACAGCAGGTACCGTCTGGGGCTCAAACTGTTGGAGCTTGGTTCGCTTGTATCGAGTCATATGCAGCTGAGAGAAATTGCCCGGCCGTTTATGGAACAGCTTGTTGGTGACATTAATGAAGTTGTCCACCTTGTCATTGTCAATCACAGTCAGGCAACCTATATTGAAAAGGTTGAAAGCACACGAGCCCTAAGGCTTCATACAAGAATCGGCAAAACCTTGCCGCTCTACATCGGTTCAGGACCAAAATTGCTGCTGGCCTATTTAGAGGAAGAGGCGCAAGCTGCTATCTTTGAACAGATTCATCCAGCTGATAAGCGTCCAGAAACGTTGAAAAAGGAGTTGCAGCAGATCCGCCGGCAGGGTTATGCTTTAAGTATCAGTGAACAAGACCCGGACACAACCGGATTGTCGTTTCCGATTAAGAATCACACCGGGGAAGTTGTTGCGGCTTTGGCTGTCAGTGGCTTGTCCAGTTATTTTGAAGGTGAAGGTTTGACAGATATCAAAGAAAAAACAAGGCAGACAGCCGAACGGATTTCCGCTAAACTGGGCTATACGGGTTAA
- a CDS encoding DUF3870 domain-containing protein, producing MNTIFIAGHSRLPSGMAAKSMYDMLTITAEIDKKYGVIVAANCTLATEHGRAYIQQLLRGYSLEDGIEHPVREVKDHYLGKAGGALASALHDLYKQYETYKDA from the coding sequence ATGAACACAATTTTCATTGCTGGTCATTCCAGATTGCCATCAGGCATGGCAGCGAAAAGCATGTACGATATGCTGACGATTACGGCCGAAATTGATAAGAAATACGGGGTGATTGTCGCGGCAAATTGCACGCTGGCCACTGAACATGGCCGGGCTTATATTCAGCAGCTGCTGCGAGGCTACAGTCTGGAAGATGGTATTGAACACCCAGTGCGTGAGGTGAAAGATCATTATCTGGGTAAAGCAGGTGGCGCGTTGGCATCTGCACTGCACGATTTGTATAAGCAATATGAGACTTATAAAGACGCTTGA
- a CDS encoding helix-turn-helix domain-containing protein: protein MSKKSYEDLMATLKTAPGVSEHLNKHSVIMGKKILKRRLQLGLTQKEVIEAIRSNNAKITQATLSKVECGDDNITSKTYDKIFNVLGGLEDIEPKFTRDPKKNEIVYH, encoded by the coding sequence ATGAGCAAGAAGTCTTATGAAGATTTAATGGCTACATTAAAAACAGCACCAGGTGTTAGTGAACATCTTAATAAACATTCAGTCATAATGGGAAAGAAAATATTAAAGCGTAGACTCCAATTGGGGCTAACCCAAAAAGAGGTAATCGAAGCCATTCGCTCTAATAATGCAAAAATAACACAAGCCACTTTATCTAAAGTAGAGTGTGGGGACGATAACATCACGTCTAAAACATATGATAAAATATTCAATGTCTTAGGCGGTTTAGAGGATATTGAACCAAAATTTACTAGAGATCCTAAAAAAAATGAAATAGTCTACCATTGA